Genomic DNA from Mycolicibacterium helvum:
TGATCTCTCATCCATGAACCTTCAGCAGTTGCGCTACGTCGTGGCCCTGGCCGAGACCCAGAGCTTCACCAAGGCCGCCGAGAGCGCCTTCGTCGTCCAGTCGGCTTTGAGTCAGCAGATCCGCAAGCTCGAAGACGAACTCGGCGTCTCGTTGTTCGAACGCACCACGCGATCGGTGTCGTTGACACCGGCCGGTGAGGCCTTGCTGCCGGTGGTCCATCAGGTACTGGCCGGGGTCGACAAGATCATGGTCGACGCCCAGGCACTCAGCGGCACCATCGGTGGCCGGTTGACCGTCGGGATGATGGAAGTGCCCACCGAGAGCCTGGACGTCGCCGCCCTCATGGCGACCTTCCATGCGCGCTACCCCGATGTCAGCGTGACCCTGCGCAGCGGCGGCAGCGATCTGCTGATCGACGCAATCCGCGACCGCAAGCTCGACGTCGCGATCGTCGGCTCGAACGTATCGGGCGCCGGGGATCGGCTCACCCACACCGAGTTGTTCAGTGAGCCACTCGTTGCCGTACTGCCAGCCGCTCACCCGCTTGCCGCCAAGTCGTCGCTGGCGCTCGCCCAACTGGCCGACCTTCCGTTCATCGACTTCCCACCCGGGTACGGCCTTCGTCACGAGACCGACCGGGGATTCACCGGCGTGCCGAGGCGAGTCGCATTCGAAGTCACCCGGGTCGACGAGGTGATCCAGTTCGTCCGAAAAGATCTCGGCGTCGCGTTGTTGCCCGAATCGGTGGCCACCTCCCGTGCGGGCGGCGATCCGAGACTGGCGCTACGTCAGGTGGTAGGCGCCAATCTGCATCGACAGGTCAATCTGGTCGCGCCTAAGAGTACGGTTCGCTCCGCAGCCTGCCAGGCCTTCGTCCGGTGCGTGGAAGACCATGTCAAGCGCACCGACCGGTAGCAATCTGTCGGCCCAGCTTTCCGCTCAAGACGATCAGAACTACGTCCATTGACTCAGGAGTGGCGCAATACCCGCCGAATCAGCAGTATCGGCTGGTCCGGCACCCTTCCAACCGGCGCAATGCCACCGGCCGGCAGTCGTGCACGGCGCACCCGGCTGGCGACCGTATACAGCGGCTTTACCGTGTCTGGCGGGAGATGTTCGTCAGGCAGGAGGGTGCGATGGCCGACGCCGAACCGGTGCCGATCCGCCGGGCACGGGCCGATCAGGCTCGACTGGTCGCCGATGTCCTGCGCCAGCAAATACATGTTGGCGGCTATCCGCAAGGCCTACCGACCGAGGCCGAACTGTCGGCCGAGTTCGGGGTGTCGCGCAACGCCATTCGTGAGGCGCTGACCACGCTGAAAGACGAAGGGCTCATCGACCGCGGCCCCAAAGTCGGTACCCAGGTTGCGATCCGCAAATACGACCACGGCCTGGATGCGCTCGTCGGGTTGAAAGAGACGTTCAAGAGCTACGGCGAGGTCCGCAACGAAGTGCGCGCGGCGATGTTGGTGGCCGCACCACCGGCAGTCGCACGCCGCCTCGATCTGCCGCCGGGCGCGCAGGTGTTGTTCATCGAACGGCTGCGATTTCTCGGCGATCTTCCGCTCAGTTTGGACAAGACCTACCTGGCACCCGACATCGGAGCCGACATCCTCGGACGCCCGTTGGAGACCAACGACATTTTCGCGCTGCTCGAAGAGGTGACCGGCCGACGCCTGGGATCGGCAAGCCTGGCCGTGGAGGCGGTTCCGGCCGACGCGCACTCGGCCGCCATCCTGCAGGTGCCAGAGGGTGCGGCGGTGTTGTTGTTGGAGCGACTGACCCACCTCGACGACGGCAGGCCCGTCGACCTGGAGTACATCCGCATGCGCGGGGACCGAATCACACTGCGCGGCAATCTCATCAGGGAGCTTTCATGACTTTGATCAATCAACGGGCCGACGTCCCGGTCACCATCGATGAGTCGCTGTGCATCGACGGGTGCACGCTCTGCGTGGACATCTGCCCGCTGGACTCGTTGGCCATCAACCCCGACAACGGCAAGGCCTACATGCATGTCGACGAGTGTTGGTACTGCGGTCCATGCGCAGCCCGCTGTCCCACCGGTGCCGTCACCGTCAACATGCCCTATCTCATCCGCTGAAACGCCCTGATTCCCGGAGCCATTCATGAAACACCGCTTTGCGGTCGCGCTGGCGGCTGCCCTCGTCACGGTCACCG
This window encodes:
- a CDS encoding 4Fe-4S dicluster domain-containing protein, which translates into the protein MTLINQRADVPVTIDESLCIDGCTLCVDICPLDSLAINPDNGKAYMHVDECWYCGPCAARCPTGAVTVNMPYLIR
- a CDS encoding GntR family transcriptional regulator produces the protein MADAEPVPIRRARADQARLVADVLRQQIHVGGYPQGLPTEAELSAEFGVSRNAIREALTTLKDEGLIDRGPKVGTQVAIRKYDHGLDALVGLKETFKSYGEVRNEVRAAMLVAAPPAVARRLDLPPGAQVLFIERLRFLGDLPLSLDKTYLAPDIGADILGRPLETNDIFALLEEVTGRRLGSASLAVEAVPADAHSAAILQVPEGAAVLLLERLTHLDDGRPVDLEYIRMRGDRITLRGNLIRELS
- a CDS encoding LysR family transcriptional regulator → MNLQQLRYVVALAETQSFTKAAESAFVVQSALSQQIRKLEDELGVSLFERTTRSVSLTPAGEALLPVVHQVLAGVDKIMVDAQALSGTIGGRLTVGMMEVPTESLDVAALMATFHARYPDVSVTLRSGGSDLLIDAIRDRKLDVAIVGSNVSGAGDRLTHTELFSEPLVAVLPAAHPLAAKSSLALAQLADLPFIDFPPGYGLRHETDRGFTGVPRRVAFEVTRVDEVIQFVRKDLGVALLPESVATSRAGGDPRLALRQVVGANLHRQVNLVAPKSTVRSAACQAFVRCVEDHVKRTDR